Proteins from a single region of Candidatus Eisenbacteria bacterium:
- a CDS encoding phosphotransferase translates to MSRELEEIAALLSSSAPQLLGEPIEERARSEDKTVWSVGGCVVRRANSAPVRDLFRREHRLLHHVRGRVSLGVPTPLFITATGEFDILEKAPGEPVAFEWWASLDAVSQEGIASHFGRFLAEFHELFPLETASAMGFERSFWPPSASWIETRLRGRLDSPERRSLLEDLLRVAPWLHEEASLRFCSTTTSAITMRASVRMGSRSSAPSTSPTRASEIPTAISGTRSPASRSPRP, encoded by the coding sequence ATGTCGCGCGAGCTGGAAGAGATCGCGGCTTTGCTCTCTTCATCGGCGCCGCAGCTGCTGGGCGAGCCCATCGAGGAGCGGGCGCGAAGCGAGGACAAGACGGTGTGGTCGGTCGGCGGCTGCGTCGTCCGACGTGCCAACTCCGCACCGGTACGAGATCTCTTCCGGAGAGAGCATCGGCTGCTGCATCACGTGCGCGGGCGGGTCTCGCTCGGCGTTCCCACTCCGCTGTTCATCACCGCGACGGGTGAATTCGACATCCTGGAGAAGGCTCCGGGCGAGCCCGTCGCCTTCGAGTGGTGGGCGAGCCTCGATGCGGTGTCGCAAGAGGGGATCGCAAGCCACTTCGGTCGTTTCCTGGCGGAGTTCCACGAGCTGTTCCCGTTGGAGACGGCCAGCGCGATGGGGTTCGAGAGATCGTTCTGGCCGCCATCGGCGAGCTGGATCGAAACGCGCCTACGAGGGCGCCTCGATTCACCGGAGAGGCGAAGTCTGCTCGAGGACCTGCTGCGGGTTGCGCCATGGCTCCACGAGGAGGCGTCCCTCCGGTTCTGCTCCACGACGACTTCTGCCATCACAATGCGGGCTTCAGTGAGGATGGGAAGCAGGTCCTCGGCGCCTTCGACTTCACCCACGCGCGCATCGGAGATCCCCACCGCGATCTCCGGTACGCGTTCACCTGCGAGCCGTTCGCCG